In the genome of Palaemon carinicauda isolate YSFRI2023 chromosome 13, ASM3689809v2, whole genome shotgun sequence, one region contains:
- the LOC137652418 gene encoding uncharacterized protein isoform X2: protein MAPRISLILWGFLFLCYVGRIQGFLPYLQQAQLLSTESVKCSGDTIRCRDGSKSVKLEDVCRNGRQCSDGSDEDPRICSVWPSTHYNCNRGKVYCRNRCVNVCEFCLDSNCRGQNDKVLCEIVNKGRLWLKEDEDEELVLTEQLVGLMQKAVNITKSSKSCPMFFTLVGEHCLSFFSPAKVSWPEARQFCVALGGDLVSVNDLIIFKEILDYMTQSHLTSNYWTGGRFDEDDKAWTWVQDDTAMPLGSPYWGTRYNSDCVPRPPPHSDPYSSPSKALPGAPCFQQIQAPSKRAVGWCAAMTYEHYHVFTDEPCEETYSPLCQLTIN from the exons ATGGCGCCCAGAATCAGTCTAATTCTCTGGGGCTTCCTTTTCTTATGTTATGTCG GCCGGATCCAAGGGTTTCTTCCGTATTTACAACAAGCCCAGCTCCTTTCGACGGAAAGTGTAAAATGCTCAGGCGACACAATTCGCTGTCGGGATGGTAGTAAGAGCGTGAAACTTGAAGACGTCTGCAGGAATGGACGACAATGTTCAGATGGCTCTGACGAGGATCCTCGTATTTGCTCG gtttggcCTTCTACCCATTATAACTGTAACAGAGGTAAAGTTTATTGCCGAAATCGTTGTGTTAATGTCTGTGAGTTTTGCCTCGACTCTAACTGCCGTGGCCAGAATGACAAAGTCTTGTGTGAG ATCGTGAACAAAGGGAGACTTTGGTTGAAGGAAGATGAAGACGAGGAGCTGGTATTAA CTGAGCAGTTGGTAGGCCTGATGCAGAAAGCCGTCAACATTACTAAGTCGAGCAAATCCTGTCCGATGTTCTTCACACTTGTTGGAGAACACTGCCTCTCTTTCTTCTCTCCAGCAAAG gtcTCCTGGCCGGAGGCGAGACAGTTCTGTGTAGCTCTTGGAGGAGACTTGGTATCAGTCAACGACCTGATCATCTTCAAAGAAATCTTAGATTATATGACACAGTCCC ATCTGACCAGCAATTACTGGACTGGCGGTCGTTTCGACGAGGATGACAAAGCATGGACTTGGGTGCAAGATGATACTGCAATGCCTCTAGGGTCTCCCTATTGGGGGACAAG GTACAACTCAGATTGCGTACCACGGCCTCCCCCTCACAGCGACCCCTACTCCTCCCCCTCCAAGGCCCTCCCAGGGGCACCGTGCTTTCAGCAAATCCAGGCTCCTTCAAAACGAGCGGTGGGATG
- the LOC137652418 gene encoding uncharacterized protein isoform X1: protein MAPRISLILWGFLFLCYVGRIQGFLPYLQQAQLLSTESVKCSGDTIRCRDGSKSVKLEDVCRNGRQCSDGSDEDPRICSVWPSTHYNCNRGKVYCRNRCVNVCEFCLDSNCRGQNDKVLCEIVNKGRLWLKEDEDEELVLTEQLVGLMQKAVNITKSSKSCPMFFTLVGEHCLSFFSPAKVSWPEARQFCVALGGDLVSVNDLIIFKEILDYMTQSHLTSNYWTGGRFDEDDKAWTWVQDDTAMPLGSPYWGTRYNSDCVPRPPPHSDPYSSPSKALPGAPCFQQIQAPSKRAVGWCAAMTYEHYHVFTDEPCEETYSPLCQLTIN, encoded by the exons ATGGCGCCCAGAATCAGTCTAATTCTCTGGGGCTTCCTTTTCTTATGTTATGTCG GCCGGATCCAAGGGTTTCTTCCGTATTTACAACAAGCCCAGCTCCTTTCGACGGAAAGTGTAAAATGCTCAGGCGACACAATTCGCTGTCGGGATGGTAGTAAGAGCGTGAAACTTGAAGACGTCTGCAGGAATGGACGACAATGTTCAGATGGCTCTGACGAGGATCCTCGTATTTGCTCG gtttggcCTTCTACCCATTATAACTGTAACAGAGGTAAAGTTTATTGCCGAAATCGTTGTGTTAATGTCTGTGAGTTTTGCCTCGACTCTAACTGCCGTGGCCAGAATGACAAAGTCTTGTGTGAG ATCGTGAACAAAGGGAGACTTTGGTTGAAGGAAGATGAAGACGAGGAGCTGGTATTAA CTGAGCAGTTGGTAGGCCTGATGCAGAAAGCCGTCAACATTACTAAGTCGAGCAAATCCTGTCCGATGTTCTTCACACTTGTTGGAGAACACTGCCTCTCTTTCTTCTCTCCAGCAAAG gtcTCCTGGCCGGAGGCGAGACAGTTCTGTGTAGCTCTTGGAGGAGACTTGGTATCAGTCAACGACCTGATCATCTTCAAAGAAATCTTAGATTATATGACACAGTCCC ATCTGACCAGCAATTACTGGACTGGCGGTCGTTTCGACGAGGATGACAAAGCATGGACTTGGGTGCAAGATGATACTGCAATGCCTCTAGGGTCTCCCTATTGGGGGACAAG GTACAACTCAGATTGCGTACCACGGCCTCCCCCTCACAGCGACCCCTACTCCTCCCCCTCCAAGGCCCTCCCAGGGGCACCGTGCTTTCAGCAAATCCAGGCTCCTTCAAAACGAGCGGTGGGATG GTGCGCAGCAATGACATACGAACACTACCATGTTTTCACTGACGAACCTTGTGAAGAAACTTACAGCCCTCTTTGTCAGCTGACGATCAACTAG